The Mesoterricola silvestris sequence GCCTTTGAAATACTTGATTTCGGGCTTGAGGTCGTTCCAGTCCTGGATGCAGGAAGGGATGCGGGTGCCCACGCGGCCTTCGCCGTCGCGGTAGCCGACCACCAGGCCCACCTGGTCGAAGCCGTCCAGCACGTCGAGCTTCATGAGGCCCAGGCCGTCCACGCCGTTCACGCGGCAGGCGTGGCCGGTGATGACGGCATCGAACCAGCCGCAGCGGCGGGGGCGACCGGTGGTGGTGCCGAATTCCCGGCCCAGGTCCCGGATGCGGTCCCCGGTGGCGTCCAGCAGCTCGCTGGGCATGGGGCCGGCGCCCACCCTGGTGGTGTAGGCCTTGGCGACGCCCAGGACGTGGGACAGGGCCTTGGGGGGAAGTCCGGTGCCGGTGAACAGGCCGCCGATGCTGCAGTTGGAACTGGTGACGTAGGGGTAGGTGCCGTGGTCGATGTCCAGGAGGGTGGCCTGGGCGCCCTCGAAGAGGATGGATTCGCCCCTGCGCCAGGCGCTCCACAGGTGGTCCTGGATATCCCCGATGAGGGGGAGGAGGGGCTGGGCGATGGCCAGGAGGTCCCGGGCGGTGTCCTCCACGGAGGCCAGGCCCGCGCCGGGGCCCAGGAGCTGGGCGACCTCGGCGTGGCCGTGGCTGATGCGCTCCCGGAGGGTGTCCGGGTGCAGGAGGTCGCCCATGCGAACCCCCATGCGGGCGGCCTTCATTTCGTAGGCGGGCCCGATGCCCCGCCCGGTGGTGCCGATCTTGTT is a genomic window containing:
- a CDS encoding adenylosuccinate synthase, with the protein product MGVLAENLAILGLQWGDEGKGKLVDLLSGRFRNVVRFQGGNNAGHTVVVDGVSIALHQVPSGALHEGCFLGVGSGVVLNLEVFLQELDRLAKRGFDLSGRLLISDKAHIILPHHIALDKWREGGLNKIGTTGRGIGPAYEMKAARMGVRMGDLLHPDTLRERISHGHAEVAQLLGPGAGLASVEDTARDLLAIAQPLLPLIGDIQDHLWSAWRRGESILFEGAQATLLDIDHGTYPYVTSSNCSIGGLFTGTGLPPKALSHVLGVAKAYTTRVGAGPMPSELLDATGDRIRDLGREFGTTTGRPRRCGWFDAVITGHACRVNGVDGLGLMKLDVLDGFDQVGLVVGYRDGEGRVGTRIPSCIQDWNDLKPEIKYFKGWSTPTRGIQDPARLPAEARAYLDALTESVDTPIAYLSTGPDRVEGYVEPGSFLANLL